The nucleotide sequence atgttaatattaatcatgttagtgtcTTGAGAAGTGGAAAAGAGtttaaagccaatttgtcacctgaattggttgagggggtagttgaggatgtcacgggtgttgaaagtgatgatgaagtttcaCCGGAAAAATCAAAAGAATTAAATGTTTATTAATCGGGTTTgggtgaaaatgaaaaaaatgaaaaagttgagggtgaaacGAGTCAAGTCCCATTTCCATCGGCTTTACTTGACTCGGGAAAGAAAAACTTTATTGCATCGTGAGGTCCCCAAAAAGAAGAAatgtgggacatgtttaaacaagtgaaaataaatctcccactcctCGATGCAATAAAGCAAGTACCCGCCTATGCCAAATTTTTAAAAGagttatgtacacaaaaaaggcaaaacaagaagaaagtgcctaagcaggtggatttaaccgggcaagtgagtgcggttttgaatggggagcttcctcctaagctccaggATCCGGGTACGCCATTAATTAACATTCAAgtgggtaattttcaaatggcaaaggcattgctagatcttggagccggggttagcattttaccggggggttTATATGAcaaatatgattttggtccgttagcaagggtAGAGACAACGGCTGTTttagccgatttgtctcataagttacCCCGAGGGATGGTTCAAAACGTAAttgttaaaattgatgagttttattacccggtcgACTTTCTAGTCTTGGACTACTCGTCCGCggacccaaaacaacaacaaaacataattttgggtcggccatttttgagcaccgcacatgctattatcgatTGTAGATTCGGTACAGTCGATATGACTTTTGGAaatcgaaaaatgcgtttgaatgtttttactaacaattctaatgctaatggtATTGATGAGTGTTTCTTGGCAGATATAGTTGAAGGATGCAActcgcatgagtatgaggaggatggtatggatatttgtttgtgtgatttttctgaacaggttcATGCTTATGCGCTACGGGTTGAAGAAGAGAATCAAGATGCTATGGCCTTGAGGGAAGGTCGGCCTCCATGGACTCACCAATTTGAAAATTTGCCGACGGAGATCAATTCGGGAACTAAACCGTCATTGGAAGAGCCGCCAAGGTTGGAGCTCAAAGACTTGCCGAGCCATTTGAAATACgcgtttttaggggataatgacacgttgccggtcattattgcctctaatttggagttggcacaagagcaagcctTATTGGAGGTTTTGAAAGACAACAAGGGAGCTAtaggatggacgattgccgatcttAATGGAATTATTCCATCAATCgtcatgcacaagatcattaccaccgaagatgcaaagccgacacgagaagctcaaaggcgattgaatccgaacctacaggaggtagttaaaaaggaggtaattaaatggttggatgcgggaattatctatccgatttcggatagtgcttgggtgagtcccacccaagttgtgcctaagaaggccggcattcaagtagtcaaggacgaaaatggtgaacaaattgccacctgaccggttaccgggtggcgtgtatgtattgactaccgaaaattgaatgccgccacttctaaggaccatttcccgctaccttttattgaccaaatcattgaaaaattgtcgggtcaaaaatattactgctttttggatgggtattcgggatacaatcaaattgcaatacacccggatgaccaacacaagaccaccttcacttgtccatatggcaccttcgcctttcggcgaatgccatttggcttgtgtaatgctccggccacttttcaacgatgtatgatgagtatcttctcggacatggttggggagtcgcttgaagtgtttatggatgactTTTCAATCTTTGGCACTAGTTTTGAATCTTGTCTCAACTAAttacaaaaagttttaaaaaggtgtgttgagaaaaatttagtgctaagttgggagaaaagtcatttcatggtgcaagagggcattgtgttgggtcacgtaatttctgaaagggggatggaggtggataatGCAAAAATACGAGTAATAgcatctttgccacctccgaaaaatgttaagggtgtaaggtcattcTTGGGGCACGCTggtttttatagacgtttcataAAAGGTTTTAGTGCCATTACCAAACCTTTATgcaatttgttattaaaagatgtcccatttgagTTTACTAATGAGTatatgcaagctttcactgttttgaaggaatATTTGGTCAAAGCTCCCATTTTGCAACCgtcggattggtcaaagccgttcgagataatgtgtgacgcaagcgacactactattggtgcagttgtgggtcaacgggttgatagaaagccggtggtgatttactatgcaagcaaaactttatccgaagcacaactcaattacaccacaaccgaaaAGGAGTtcttagcggtggtgtatgctttggataagtttcgtgcttatatttgggggagcaaagtggtggtttattcggatcatagtgcggtccgatatttgatggagaaaaaggacgcgaagcctcgtttgattcggtgggtattattgttacaagagttcgatttagaaatccgagacaaaaagggaagtgagaacgtagtggcggatcacttgtctcggattccggtggaAGGGATCGACGATGTTagtgaaatcaatgaaagttttcccgacgagCAACTCTTAGCCGTCTCCACCTTcgttgcaccgtggtatgctcaCTATGTCAACTACTTAGCCATGGGTGCCATCCCAAGTCATTGGACCAAGAAGCGAAGACAACAATTCATGGTCCAAGTGAAGCAATATATTTGGGATGAACTGGATCTTTTCATGATtggaccggatcaagttatacgaaggtgtgtgcccgagatagaagtgttggaaattttgacccgttcTCATTCGTCCGCATGTGGAggtcattttagtgggcacaAAACAGGATATCGGGTTCTCTCATGTGGGTTCTATTGGCCCACAATTTTCAAGGATGCATGCGAATTCGCTAGAAACTGTGTAAACTGCCAAAAGATGGGAAGtatatcgaagagggatgagatgccattacaaccaatcttggttgtagagATATTTTATGTATGGGGTATAGACTTTATGGGTCCCTTCCCGAATTCGAATGGCTTTCTATACATTTTGGTAGCGGTGGATTACgtctcgaagtggattgaagccattgcaacacgaacaaacgaccattcggttgtttgtaaatttgttcaatccaacatttTCTCTCGCTTTGGCATCCCGCGTGTtattataagtgatggtggttcgcatttcaagaacttcaacttcgggaaattattgaagaggtatagcgtgaatcaccggattgccacaccttaccatccgcaaacgagtggacaagtcgaagtgtccaatcGTCAAATCAAGGAAGttctcatgaagacggtaagaacggataggaaggattggtcgagcaaattggatgatgcgttgtgggcataccgaacggcctacaagactcccACTGGCACAACCCCTTACCGGATGGTTTATGGGAAGGGTTGTCATTTGCCAATGGAGTTAGCGCATCGGGCTTATTGGGCGATCACTACGGTTAATGCGGATTACAACGAAGCGGGGAAAATGAGGAAGCTACAATTGTGTGAAATTGAAGAGCTTAGAGATGAAGCGTATGAATGTGCATCGGCGTATAAAGACAAACTCAAGAAGGTGCATGATGCAAATTGTGAAAGAAGACAttcgaagtgggtcaaaaggtctAGTTGTACAactcaagactcaagatgtttgcgggcaagcttaaaagtaaatggatgggccTGTATGTCGTTCGGAGAGTTGGGAGATTTGGTGATGTAGACATCCAAGACGAGCAAACATtaaaacaacaaacggtgaatggTCACCGGTTGAAACCGTATTTGGAGGGGAACGACATAAACACTTTGGAACTTGATAAGGTGGGCTACATTCTACAcccggtcgatgaggaacaaccgtgagaggcccaggtttggtagtgtaaatagtagcattttattttgttttgttttgtatagtTTGCGCAATTACCGTATTTCTTTGaaatccgtgtttgaaacaagtgtggggatattcggGAAACGAATtactctaacattgtgttgaggacaacacgggactttcgagggggtagggtgatttttacttgtttttgacaaattttaaaaacataaaaaaaatcaaaaaaactgaaaaaatataaaaaaaaaatacatgtaaAACAACAATTTTTGGCGAACCAGAAATGCCCAgctaccaccgtaatttacggtgggaccgtaatttacggtggttaGTGAAAACATATGGGCTTTACGGCAGGAACTTCCTGAGTTACGGTAGAAACAGGTTGCCAacttccaccgtaatttacggtcccaccgtaatttacggtggacctggcgAGTCAACGAGTCTGTCCGGGTTCcgcatatatatataaaaaaataaaaaaaataaataataataacatcagATTACGTGAAGTTACCCTAGCCACTCATTCTCTTGCACTATCATTTTCATCTATCTTTTTCATCAAGACCCACAAGAACTCCATAGTTCTTCAACCTTCAATTACTCATAACTCTCTCAATTCTGGTCCAAATCAAGTGAAATCAGAGTCtatcttgactaatttttcacgtaGTGTCTGATTTTGCCAAGAGATTTACAAGAAAACGCAGTTTTCGGGTCCGAATTCCAAACCCTAGTCCGAAATTTTTTTGGGGTTTTTGGAGTTTTTGTTTCACAAGCATTTTAGCATCTTTAAACAAAGGTATGGAAGTGTATTTGTTGAATTTTGATGATGCATTGTGAAAATTGAGGTTATTTTTTATAGTTGTTCATACCCACTTGCTTGTTTATAGTTTTGACTTGTTACTTGTTACTTGAACAGGATTATGGTTTGTGGATGTAGGATTGTtagtaaagtagtgaacttttgggaatCTCTACATTGTAGAGATGCGATgctcaatttttgaaaaatttataaactttggttcactaacatctacaaccatagtaacaagcaagtgtggggatattttggaGAAAAGAGTCTAATTTTGTTTCGTTTGGTTGTGTTGTTTGCTCTAATGTGTGTAGGAAATGGCACGAACAAAAGAAAAGACCGGAGCTAGTTCATCTTTGTCTTCGAAGGGAAAGGGTAAACAGCCggaacaacaaccaaggaagagACAATACATAGGTCGAGTTGATGAAAGGGAGAGTGGAAGTGAGGAAGAGATGGAGTTGGACCCGGCTGAAAAGCCAAAATGGGATTCGGGTCCACTGGATGAACAACCGGAGCATTGGCAACCAACTTTGTACCATGACCGAATGAATAAGTTGAAGAATAAGGCAGCGGCTTTTATATGTGAAAGGGAAGTCCGGGAAATTGAGTTTGGTCAGTTCGGGGTGTTTGACAAGTTCCGGGCTCTAGGTTGGGAGTCGGCACTTAAATGTTTTGACAAAGATAAAAGCAATTTGTTTATCACCGAGATACAAGAGTGGATGGCGACTCTTAAATGCAACACATATGAAAAGCCATCGCAAATGAAGTTGATTGGTGAAGTGCACGGGGTTCCAGTGGAGATGTCCTTTGATACGTTGAAGAAGCTCGGGAAATACGATAGCCTTCCAGTCCGTGATTATATGATTCCCACCCTTGATAATCTTTTGGTGAAGCCGGAGAAGCACCCCCATTGGAACGACATGTTGGCAACGCTATTTTTGCCCAGTACGTATCATGGAGTTTTGTATCGGAAAAATTTAAAAATCGAAGCAAAATTGTTGTTGGCAATTTGTCTTTTGAATGTCATACCACGAAGGGGGGACAAAGAGCAAGTAAGATTCTCGGAAGTACCAGTTCTCTATTCACTTCTTACTGGGGGTCCGCGCTTCCCAATCCGTTATTTGATCATGAACCACCTATGGATCTGCCGGAACAAGTTTGGAAGAGACATTATTCCATATTGTCGAATCATCACGGGGTTAATGAAGCAGCAGAAAGCACTTACGTCAGAAGATAGAGGAGCAACAAAAAGACATCAGCCTTTTACTCTAGACAAGATGGGGATTGGTTGGAATTATACGCAGTCAGAGCGGTACCATAAGCTTAAGTCGGAGGGGCAGAGATGGAGAGCGTTAAAGGCGGGTGCTAGAGATTTGTTACCGGGTGAAGAAGATGAACCCGAGAGTGATGCAGAAATCCCAAGTGGTGACGATGATTATGCGGATGCGCCGCATGGTGGTGAACATGTGAACGTCAATTTGGGGCAAGGGGGCCCGGGTGTAGGTTATGGTGGCGCTTTCTACGACTATACGGAGCGTTCTTATGTGCCCGGGTGGGCTTATGAAGGTACCATGCAAGAGGTGATAGCAAATCAACGTCCTCCGGCTTCCGTTTTTGAAACTTGGTCGGGTCCAGAGCGGACGTTATATGATCAAAATACAATGATGAGTGCAAGCATAGAGCGGTCCTTGAAACAAAGCTTTGATCGTAATGAGGCGTGGAATCGCACCTTTGAATATTCCCAAGAAGTGGAAATGAATAATCGGTACCACGACGATCAAGAGAGAAGATTGCATGCAGACTGGCACGCCGGGCGGCCAgtggttgtggatccacaacatgtggattatgctTCTCTACCACCTTATGATGGTAGTGTGTCATACCCGACTCCACAGCTTCACCACTCACAATGGATCGACCCAAGGAAGCAAGAAGGAGCTCAACAACAAGGAGGGAGTAGTAGCGGCTCATTTGCGTTTGGAGAATGGAACAACATGATGTCGTCCATTTTTGGACCGCCGGGACCGCGCTATTATTAGTCAGGTTGTGTTCCTCCTTTGTTTATTTTGTGCatatttgttattttattttgttgATGGACGGGTGGTTGGGTGGTGTTTGTTGTGATGTTGTGTTTGGGTTGGTGCTAGTTGGTGGTGTGTTGGTGttaaaaagaagaaaaatataaaaaaaagttataaaatgaaaaatccaaaaagaaatttggggtttgagtgtGTAAGCGATTGTTGATGTTGAGAGAGgtttagtgatcaaagcctcctaaaaccatacattggggtcaatgtatcccaagtgtggggatgggggggaatttttgaagattttcaaaattttaaatcaagcGAAATAATGTGACAATTTGAAACACCTTGGATTAACCCCAaatgatgcaccggcaacccttgatacccctttttcattcttggtgagagttgaagccaccttgtacataaataatgcttatctttgatgagagtgacAACGGGtaggggtgcattagaacttgtgcttgaatgcggtgTGAGTCCTTAGTTAAatatgaatgtagaaaggataagggcatttaggtagcctcgtcatagtgtgtgtgagtgtgggatttggggggttggacctcataagttatatatatgagcatggttgcgagaggggcgggggtttggacatttagttgaccaattttgtgcctaaaagcctatcatttgttaccccCTAGCTACTTACCTGAAAATTTACCCAATTTGACCtggtcttatagtgttagtagtaATAGTTTTAGTAGTATGATGTAGATATATTGATGCTTTATTGTATGGTTGTttgtttaaaaaaacaaacaaaaaaagaaaaaaaaaagagaaagcaatgaaaaatgaaaacaagaaaaaaaaagaaaggatGTTTAGTTGTCTTGTACATAGTAGTTTAGATTGGTAGTGTTAGTTTGCTTTACTGTGTAATAAAAACACCGGGTtaaattttcgctacttcatatatattccatttcctacccatacacttagccacgttacaaccttggaagtccctttgatttgcattcatgtttggcacttgttaggagaaggatcgatttaggtacaagcttatAGTTGTGCAACCGCCCGTTAGCCTTTGTGTGTCTAGCTCATattgctagtgcttacttgtaGCCGAGAGAAGTGATTTAGAGAGGGGTGTATTGttttgggtgttaaaaaggggttagtaaaaggaTTTCATGTTTTTGCTTGGTTTACATTGATCATTTGTTGAGAAATtgatttgatgagttgcttgggacaagcaacggttaagtgtggggatgtgacgggaggtccattggacaaccctttatGATGTTAAAAAGACAAGTTATCCCTCATTTAATTGCGTAATTATcctgaattagataactacggttgcttatgtttcaggcgCGGTTCGGGAGCTTAAAGTGAATTAAACGCAGCTTTGGACGGTTTGGAGTTGAACGGTTCGAGTGTGGAACAAAAGATGAAATAAAGAACAAAATTCAGgcttccaccgtaatttacggtaatttacggtatcaccgtaaattacggtgaaccTGAATCATGCCTGATCTCCACCGTAACTCAGACTA is from Helianthus annuus cultivar XRQ/B chromosome 9, HanXRQr2.0-SUNRISE, whole genome shotgun sequence and encodes:
- the LOC110875533 gene encoding uncharacterized protein LOC110875533, giving the protein MELAHRAYWAITTVNADYNEAGKMRKLQLCEIEELRDEAYECASAYKDKLKKLKSKWMGLYVVRRVGRFGDVDIQDEQTLKQQTVNGHRLKPYLEGNDINTLELDKVGYILHPVDEEQP